One genomic segment of Drosophila melanogaster chromosome 3L includes these proteins:
- the se gene encoding sepia, which translates to MSNGRHLAKGSPMPDVPEDGILRLYSMRFCPFAQRVHLVLDAKQIPYHSIYINLTDKPEWLLEKNPQGKVPALEIVREPGPPVLTESLLICEYLDEQYPLRPLYPRDPLKKVQDKLLIERFRAVLGAFFKASDGGDLEPFWSGLDIYERELARRGTEFFGGEQTGILDYMIWPWCERLELLKLQRGEDYNYDQSRFPQLTLWLERMKRDPAVMAFYMEAEVQAEFLRTRSLGRPNYNLLVKDA; encoded by the exons ATGAGTAACGGCAGGCATTTGGCAAAAG GCTCACCCATGCCGGATGTTCCCGAAGATGGTATCCTTCGCCTGTACTCGATGCGCTTCTGCCCATTTGCCCAACGGGTGCATCTGGTCCTGGACGCCAAGCAGATCCCGTATCACAGCATCTACATTAATCTCACAGACAAGCCGGAGTGGCTGCTGGAGAAGAATCCACAGGGCAAGGTGCCGGCTCTAGAAATCGTGCGAGAACCTGGACCACCTGTGCTCACAGAGTCGCTACTGATTTGTGAATATCTGGACGAGCAGTATCCATTGCGACCACTCTATCCACGTGATCCGCTGAAGAAAGTGCAGGACAAGTTACTAATCGAGCGATTTAGAGCGGTGTTAGGTGCCTTCTTCAAGGCATCCGATGGCGGTGATCTGGAGCCCTTCTGGAGCGGCCTGGACATCTACGAAAGGGAGCTGGCTCGACGTGGTACGGAATTCTTTGGTGGCGAGCAGACGGGCATTCTGGACTATATGATTTGGCCCTGGTGTGAGCGCCTCGAGCTCCTTAAGTTGCAGCGTGGAGAGGATTATAACTACGATCAGAGTCGCTTCCCCCAGCTG ACCCTTTGGCTGGAACGCATGAAACGAGATCCGGCTGTGATGGCCTTCTACATGGAGGCCGAGGTTCAGGCGGAGTTCCTGCGTACACGGAGCCTGGGTCGACCCAATTACAATCTGCTGGTCAAGGATGCCTGA
- the GstO2 gene encoding glutathione S transferase O2, isoform A, which yields MALPQKHFKRGSTKPELPEDGVPRFFSMAFCPFSHRVRLMLAAKHIEHHKIYVDLIEKPEWYKDFSPLGKVPALQLTGVKDQPTLVESLIIAEYLDQQYPQTRLFPTDPLQKALDKILIERFAPVVSAIYPVLTCNPNAPKDAIPNFENALDVFEVELGKRGTPYFAGQHIGIVDYMIWPWFERFPSMKINTEQKYELDTKRFEKLLKWRDLMTQDEVVQKTALDVQLHAEFQKSKTLGNPQYDIAFKGTP from the exons atgGCCCTGCCGCAAAAGCACTTCAAGAGGG GTTCCACCAAGCCCGAGCTGCCAGAAGATGGAGTTCCTCGTTTCTTTTCCATGGCATTCTGCCCCTTCAGCCACCGAGTTCGTCTGATGCTGGCCGCCAAACATATTGAACATCATAAGATCTACGTCGATTTGATTGAGAAGCCTGAATGGTACAAGGATTTCAGTCCTCTGGGCAAAGTGCCAGCCCTGCAGCTTACTGGGGTGAAGGACCAACCGACCCTCGTGGAGTCGCTCATCATAGCAGAGTACTTGGACCAGCAATATCCCCAGACGCGACTCTTTCCCACGGATCCGCTTCAGAAGGCGCTGGACAAGATTCTAATCGAACGTTTTGCTCCAGTGGTCAGTGCCATTTATCCTGTGCTGACTTGTAATCCCAACGCTCCGAAAGATGCCATACCGAACTTCGAGAATGCCTTGGATGTTTTTGAAGTGGAGTTGGGCAAAAGAGGAACGCCCTACTTTGCCGGCCAGCACATTGGAATCGTGGACTACATGATTTGGCCTTGGTTCGAACGTTTTCCCAGCATGAAGATCAATACGGAGCAAAAGTATGAGCTGGATACAAAACGATTTGAGAAGCTG CTCAAGTGGCGCGATTTGATGACCCAGGATGAGGTTGTGCAGAAGACAGCTTTGGATGTCCAGTTGCATGCTGAGTTCCAGAAATCGAAGACCCTTGGAAATCCCCAGTACGACATTGCCTTCAAGGGTACACCATAG
- the GstO1 gene encoding glutathione S transferase O1 translates to MSNTQHLTIGSPKPVFPDDGILKLYSMRFCPYAHRVHLVLDAKKIPYHAIYINLRDKPEWFSLVSSSTKVPALELVKEQGNPVLIESLIICDYLDEKYPEVPLYPKDLLKKAQEKILIERFGQFINAFYYLLLHDNPEQLVDTDHYAGLVVYEEELKRRCTKFFGGDSPGMLDYMMWPWCERFDSLKYTFEQKFELSPERFPTLIKWRDLMIQDRAVKCFYLDGQTHAKYMNSRRSGQADYNMLYNEAKRVKLG, encoded by the exons ATGAGCAATACTCAGCACTTAACTATTG GCTCGCCAAAGCCCGTATTTCCGGATGATGGGATCTTAAAGCTGTATTCGATGCGCTTTTGCCCCTATGCACACCGTGTGCACCTGGTCCTGGATGCCAAAAAGATTCCCTACCACGCTATCTACATCAATCTTCGCGACAAACCCGAGTGGTTCTCCCTGGTGAGCAGCTCCACAAAGGTGCCGGCACTGGAGCTGGTCAAGGAACAGGGAAATCCTGTGCTGATCGAGTCGCTCATTATTTGTGACTACTTGGACGAAAAGTATCCGGAGGTGCCATTGTATCCCAAGGATCTGCTTAAAAAAGCCCAGGAGAAGATTTTAATCGAACGTTTCGGACAGTTCATCAATGCCTTCTACTACCTGTTGCTGCACGACAATCCCGAGCAGCTGGTTGACACCGATCACTATGCCGGATTGGTCGTTTATGAGGAGGAACTGAAGCGACGTTGTACCAAGTTCTTTGGTGGCGACAGCCCAGGCATGCTTGACTACATGATGTGGCCCTGGTGCGAGCGCTTTGACTCTCTGAAATacacttttgaacaaaaattcgaattGAGTCCGGAACGTTTTCCCACTTTG ATTAAGTGGCGCGACTTGATGATCCAGGATCGTGCTGTCAAGTGTTTCTATCTGGATGGACAGACCCATGCCAAATACATGAACTCCCGGCGATCGGGCCAGGCCGATTATAATATGCTATA CAATGAGGCCAAACGTGTCAAATTGGGGTAG
- the GstO2 gene encoding glutathione S transferase O2, isoform B, with product MALPQKHFKRGSPKPEIPEDGVLRYYSMRFCPYSQRAGLVLAAKKIPHHTVYIDLSEKPEWYIDYSPLGKVPAIQLPNLPGQPALVESLVIAEYLDEQYPGEGSLFPKDPLQKALDRILIERLSPAVSAIYPVLFTKNPPADAIKNFETALDVFEQEITKRGTPYFGGNKIGIADYMIWPWFERFPALKYTLDEPYELDKTRYQNLLKWRDLVAQDEAVKATALDARIHAKFMKTRHENKPDYDVAFQPL from the exons atgGCCCTGCCGCAAAAGCACTTCAAGAGGG GTTCGCCCAAACCGGAGATCCCCGAGGATGGAGTCCTGCGTTACTATTCGATGAGATTCTGCCCGTACTCGCAGCGTGCCGGTTTGGTTTTGGCCGCCAAAAAGATTCCACATCACACGGTTTACATTGATCTTAGCGAGAAACCAGAGTGGTACATCGACTACAGTCCATTGGGCAAGGTGCCGGCTATCCAGTTGCCAAATCTGCCTGGACAACCGGCTTTGGTGGAGTCCCTGGTCATTGCCGAGTACTTGGATGAACAGTATCCGGGCGAGGGCTCCCTTTTCCCCAAGGATCCATTGCAAAAGGCGCTAGACAGGATTCTCATCGAACGCCTGTCGCCCGCTGTCAGCGCCATTTACCCCGTGCTGTTCACCAAGAATCCACCCGCTGATGCCATCAAGAACTTTGAGACCGCTCTGGATGTCTTCGAGCAGGAGATCACCAAGCGCGGAACACCATACTTTGGAGGCAACAAGATCGGCATTGCTGACTACATGATTTGGCCCTGGTTCGAGCGATTCCCGGCCCTCAAGTACACTCTGGATGAACCCTACGAGTTGGACAAGACACGCTATCAGAATTTGTTGAAGTGGAGGGATCTGGTGGCTCAGGATGAGGCTGTCAAGGCCACCGCTTTGGATGCCCGAATCCATGCGAAGTTCATGAAGACCCGCCATGAGAACAAACCGGACTACGATGTAGCCTTCCAGCCCTTGTAA
- the CG6765 gene encoding uncharacterized protein, isoform C, translated as MAAENYHLKWDSHLTYLNSSIATLYKNEKFADVVLYSSYNSSGIPSDIPTVGISAHKFILSASSQFFATMFETAPITNPNGVLYVVLPPDLSHRAIQILVQYMYSGEATVSNDILNEVLRGGEILKIRGLCRTSSSNGGGSGSVVTTTHHPHSLAGHLHPREASTMYMSNGTRTALPPPPPPPQSTMSAQLQGDLYASKPGGSTRFALDHHHLSSHHSHLNHHNPQQQFRGLGASVMPKDSPVIIKSPKLAAHTGLLTVASSSKLGISVNKEVAIDPEDKCCFAAPGQLESQSHPPPPTTTTTTVGGGGGSVGGSGAPPSQPISICTEVGCSSCPLTAGPGADQAETTLRRTEYEEQALRERNEVGLVFERRLRRESACERSRDYYEAPHFEHVVSSRLAATPPPPPQQAPPSHPPTLRHPHNFLTIKQEPTDWSNNPPNASSASNNNNLEELPLASPKQPLDFKMSAVKLEVNRDRGTPSEESEEHTLRDYNNFKQLLVCEICQKSFEDTKMLVRHLGTHAGDPTGGTERNLLPSSASGSTTSASSNLALRSVKTYVPKKRRRVSQQENNMDHDHVTLLCDLCSTSFDTPAEWVRHMNSQHTEIELAMFNSKKDGEQKGCVS; from the exons ATGGCCGCCGAAAACTATCACCTTAAGTGGGACTCACACCTCACCTATCTTAACTCTTCCATAGCCACACTTTATAA GAACGAAAAGTTCGCCGATGTGGTTCTGTACAGCTCctacaacagcagcggcatcCCCTCGGATATACCCACAGTGGGCATCTCGGCCCACAAGTTCATCCTGAGTGCTTCGTCCCAGTTCTTCGCCACCATGTTCGAAACGGCACCGATCACCAATCCCAATGGAGTGCTGTATGTGGTCCTGCCGCCGGATCTTAGCCATCGCGCCATCCAGATCCTGGTTCAGTACATGTACAGCGGCGAGGCCACAGTTTCCAACGACATACTTAACGAGGTCCTGCGCGGCGGTGAGATCCTCAAGATCCGTGGCCTCTGCCGCACCAGCTCTTCCAATGGCGGTGGATCCGGCTCAGTGGTCACGACCACACATCATCCCCATTCACTGGCCGGGCATCTGCATCCGCGAGAGGCTAGCACCATGTACATGTCGAATGGCACTCGAACCGCTTTGCCGCCccctccgccgccgccacaATCAACCATGTCGGCGCAACTTCAGGGAGATCTATATGCCAGCAAGCCGGGTGGATCGACACGTTTCGCTTTGGATCACCACCACCTGTCGTCACACCACAGCCACCTGAATCACCATAATCCCCAGCAGCAGTTTCGTGGACTTGGTGCCTCCGTGATGCCCAAGGACTCGCCTGTGATCATTAAGTCACCCAAATTGGCCGCCCACACAGGACTACTAACCGTCGCGAGCAGCAGCAAGTTGGGCATTTCCGTCAACAAGGAGGTGGCCATCGATCCGGAGGACAAATGCTGTTTCGCGGCACCCGGTCAGTTGGAGTCGCAGTctcacccaccaccaccaaccaccacaacgacaacagtaggaggaggaggaggatcaGTTGGAGGTTCAGGTGCCCCGCCATCGCagcccatttccatttgcacgGAGGTGGGCTGCAGCAGTTGTCCCCTGACCGCCGGACCAGGTGCTGACCAAGCGGAGACCACGCTGCGGCGGACAGAGTACGAGGAGCAGGCACTTCGTGAGCGGAACGAGGTGGGCCTGGTCTTCGAGCGACGTCTGAGGAGGGAGAGCGCATGCGAAAGAT CTCGGGACTACTATGAAGCACCACACTTTGAGCACGTGGTATCCTCTCGCCTGGCAGCCACACCTCCGCCACCACCACAGCAGGCACCACCATCACATCCGCCGACCCTTCGACATCCGCACAACTTCCTCACCATCAAACAGGAGCCGACCGACTGGAGCAACAACCCACCAAACGCCTCCAGTGcgtccaacaacaacaatctgGAGGAGTTGCCATTGGCTTCGCCCAAGCAGCCACTCGACTTCAAGATGTCCGCCGTGAAGCTGGAGGTGAATAGGGATCGCGGAACACCCTCCGAGGAGAGCGAGGAGCACACGCTGCGCGACTATAACAACTTCAAGCAGCTGCTGGTCTGCGAGATCTGTCAGAAGTCCTTCGAGGACACCAAAATGCTGGTCCGTCACCTGGGCACACATGCCGGCGATCCCACGGGCGGCACGGAGAGGAATCTCCTGCCATCCAGTGCCAGCGGGAGCACCACATCCGCCTCCAGCAACCTCGCCCTGCGATCTGTTAAAACCTATGTGCCAAAGAAACGACGTCGCGTTTCG CAACAGGAGAACAATATGGATCACGATCACGTAACTCTGCTCTGCGATTTGTGTTCCAC ATCCTTTGATACGCCGGCGGAGTGGGTGCGCCACATGAACAGCCAGCACACGGAGATCGAGTTGGCCATGTTCAACAGCAAGAAGGATGGCGAGCAGAAGGGGTGTGTGTCCTAA
- the CG6765 gene encoding uncharacterized protein, isoform B, with protein sequence MAAENYHLKWDSHLTYLNSSIATLYKNEKFADVVLYSSYNSSGIPSDIPTVGISAHKFILSASSQFFATMFETAPITNPNGVLYVVLPPDLSHRAIQILVQYMYSGEATVSNDILNEVLRGGEILKIRGLCRTSSSNGGGSGSVVTTTHHPHSLAGHLHPREASTMYMSNGTRTALPPPPPPPQSTMSAQLQGDLYASKPGGSTRFALDHHHLSSHHSHLNHHNPQQQFRGLGASVMPKDSPVIIKSPKLAAHTGLLTVASSSKLGISVNKEVAIDPEDKCCFAAPGQLESQSHPPPPTTTTTTVGGGGGSVGGSGAPPSQPISICTEVGCSSCPLTAGPGADQAETTLRRTEYEEQALRERNEVGLVFERRLRRESACERSRDYYEAPHFEHVVSSRLAATPPPPPQQAPPSHPPTLRHPHNFLTIKQEPTDWSNNPPNASSASNNNNLEELPLASPKQPLDFKMSAVKLEVNRDRGTPSEESEEHTLRDYNNFKQLLVCEICQKSFEDTKMLVRHLGTHAGDPTGGTERNLLPSSASGSTTSASSNLALRSVKTYVPKKRRRVSQQENNMDHDHVTLLCDLCSTSFDTPAEWVRHMNSQHTEIELAMFNSKKDGEQKGQQPPPPPATSSSSTVSNSQMQPKYPSSTATRSTHSLMLHKMSNSDAVATTTSPGASTSPNG encoded by the exons ATGGCCGCCGAAAACTATCACCTTAAGTGGGACTCACACCTCACCTATCTTAACTCTTCCATAGCCACACTTTATAA GAACGAAAAGTTCGCCGATGTGGTTCTGTACAGCTCctacaacagcagcggcatcCCCTCGGATATACCCACAGTGGGCATCTCGGCCCACAAGTTCATCCTGAGTGCTTCGTCCCAGTTCTTCGCCACCATGTTCGAAACGGCACCGATCACCAATCCCAATGGAGTGCTGTATGTGGTCCTGCCGCCGGATCTTAGCCATCGCGCCATCCAGATCCTGGTTCAGTACATGTACAGCGGCGAGGCCACAGTTTCCAACGACATACTTAACGAGGTCCTGCGCGGCGGTGAGATCCTCAAGATCCGTGGCCTCTGCCGCACCAGCTCTTCCAATGGCGGTGGATCCGGCTCAGTGGTCACGACCACACATCATCCCCATTCACTGGCCGGGCATCTGCATCCGCGAGAGGCTAGCACCATGTACATGTCGAATGGCACTCGAACCGCTTTGCCGCCccctccgccgccgccacaATCAACCATGTCGGCGCAACTTCAGGGAGATCTATATGCCAGCAAGCCGGGTGGATCGACACGTTTCGCTTTGGATCACCACCACCTGTCGTCACACCACAGCCACCTGAATCACCATAATCCCCAGCAGCAGTTTCGTGGACTTGGTGCCTCCGTGATGCCCAAGGACTCGCCTGTGATCATTAAGTCACCCAAATTGGCCGCCCACACAGGACTACTAACCGTCGCGAGCAGCAGCAAGTTGGGCATTTCCGTCAACAAGGAGGTGGCCATCGATCCGGAGGACAAATGCTGTTTCGCGGCACCCGGTCAGTTGGAGTCGCAGTctcacccaccaccaccaaccaccacaacgacaacagtaggaggaggaggaggatcaGTTGGAGGTTCAGGTGCCCCGCCATCGCagcccatttccatttgcacgGAGGTGGGCTGCAGCAGTTGTCCCCTGACCGCCGGACCAGGTGCTGACCAAGCGGAGACCACGCTGCGGCGGACAGAGTACGAGGAGCAGGCACTTCGTGAGCGGAACGAGGTGGGCCTGGTCTTCGAGCGACGTCTGAGGAGGGAGAGCGCATGCGAAAGAT CTCGGGACTACTATGAAGCACCACACTTTGAGCACGTGGTATCCTCTCGCCTGGCAGCCACACCTCCGCCACCACCACAGCAGGCACCACCATCACATCCGCCGACCCTTCGACATCCGCACAACTTCCTCACCATCAAACAGGAGCCGACCGACTGGAGCAACAACCCACCAAACGCCTCCAGTGcgtccaacaacaacaatctgGAGGAGTTGCCATTGGCTTCGCCCAAGCAGCCACTCGACTTCAAGATGTCCGCCGTGAAGCTGGAGGTGAATAGGGATCGCGGAACACCCTCCGAGGAGAGCGAGGAGCACACGCTGCGCGACTATAACAACTTCAAGCAGCTGCTGGTCTGCGAGATCTGTCAGAAGTCCTTCGAGGACACCAAAATGCTGGTCCGTCACCTGGGCACACATGCCGGCGATCCCACGGGCGGCACGGAGAGGAATCTCCTGCCATCCAGTGCCAGCGGGAGCACCACATCCGCCTCCAGCAACCTCGCCCTGCGATCTGTTAAAACCTATGTGCCAAAGAAACGACGTCGCGTTTCG CAACAGGAGAACAATATGGATCACGATCACGTAACTCTGCTCTGCGATTTGTGTTCCAC ATCCTTTGATACGCCGGCGGAGTGGGTGCGCCACATGAACAGCCAGCACACGGAGATCGAGTTGGCCATGTTCAACAGCAAGAAGGATGGCGAGCAGAAGGG CCAGcagccaccgccaccgccggcGACCAGCAGCTCTTCCACAGTGTCCAACAGCCAAATGCAGCCAAAGTATCCCAGCTCCACCGCCACCAGATCGACGCACTCCCTCATGCTGCACAAGATGAGCAACAGCGATGCAGTGGCCACAACCACATCTCCTGGAGCATCCACCTCACCGAATGGCTAA
- the GstO3 gene encoding glutathione S transferase O3 has translation MSSGKHLAKGSPKPVLPDDGVLRLYSMRFCPYAQRAHLVLNAKNVPYHSVYINLTEKPEWLVEVSPLLKVPALQLVAEKGEPSLIESLIIAEYLDDKYPENPLLPKDPLKRAQDKILLERFSSITSAFINILVQGTGLEDYWTALDIFEEELTKRGTPYFGGNKPGFVDYMIWPWFERLSVIELKLQKEYNFNESRFPKITKWIALLKADSVVQSFYATPEQHNEFWRTRKAGNANYDLLA, from the exons atgaGTTCTGGTAAACATTTGGCCAAAG GTTCCCCCAAGCCTGTACTCCCTGACGATGGAGTCCTTCGCCTGTACTCCATGAGGTTCTGTCCCTACGCTCAGCGGGCTCATCTCGTCCTGAACGCCAAGAATGTGCCCTATCACAGTGTCTACATCAATCTCACCGAGAAACCAGAGTGGCTGGTGGAAGTGAGTCCGTTGCTTAAGGTGCCTGCCCTGCAGCTGGTGGCGGAGAAGGGTGAGCCCTCGCTCATCGAGTCGCTGATTATTGCCGAGTATCTGGACGATAAGTACCCGGAGAATCCGTTGCTGCCCAAGGACCCATTGAAGCGGGCACAGGACAAGATTCTGCTGGAACGTTTCAGCAGCATCACCAGTGCCTTCATAAACATCCTTGTGCAGGGCACCGGTCTGGAGGATTACTGGACGGCACTTGATATCTTTGAGGAGGAGTTGACCAAGCGGGGCACCCCATATTTTGGCGGCAACAAGCCGGGATTCGTGGACTACATGATCTGGCCCTGGTTCGAACGCCTCTCTGTAATCGAGTTGAAGTTGCAGAAGGAGTACAACTTCAACGAGAGTCGTTTCCCGAAGATCACCAAGTGGATTGCCCTCCTGAAGGCGGACTCGGTGGTGCAGTCCTTCTATGCCACTCCCGAGCAGCACAACGAGTTCTGGCGCACCCGCAAGGCCGGCAATGCAAACTACGATCTGCTGGCTTAG